One window of Camelina sativa cultivar DH55 chromosome 4, Cs, whole genome shotgun sequence genomic DNA carries:
- the LOC104782390 gene encoding 60S ribosomal protein L35-2 has protein sequence MARIKVHELREKSKADLSTQLKEFKAELALLRVAKVTGGAPNKLSKIKVVRKSIAQVLTVISQKQKSALREAYKNKKLLPLDLRPKKTRAIRRRLTKHQASLKTEREKKKEMYFPIRKYAIKV, from the exons ATGG CAAGAATCAAGGTTCATGAGCTGAGGGAGAAATCAAAAGCTGATCTTTCTACTCAGTTGAAGGAGTTTAAGGCTGAGCTTGCTCTTCTCCGCGTCGCTAAGGTCACTGGAGGTGCTCCCAACAAGCTCTCTAAGAT CAAGGTGGTGAGGAAGTCAATTGCTCAGGTATTGACAGTGATCTCACAGAAACAAAAGTCCGCTTTGAGAGAGGcgtacaagaacaagaagcttTTGCCTCTTGATCTTCGTCCCAAGAAGACTAGAGCTATCAGGAGAAGACTCACCAAGCATCAG GCATCACTGAAGActgaaagggagaagaagaaagaaatgtacTTTCCAATTAGGAAGTATGCTATTAAGGTGTAA
- the LOC104782391 gene encoding caffeoylshikimate esterase translates to MVLYEEDFVLNSRGMKLFTCVWKPDKEEPKALLFLCHGYAMESSITMNSSATRLAKAGFAVYGMDYEGHGKSEGLNGYISDFDRLVDDVSNHYSTICEKEENKGKMRFLLGESMGGALALLLARKKPDFWDGAVLVAPMCKLADEIKPHPVVISILIKLAKFIPTWKIVPGNDIIDIAVKEPHIRKQVRENKYCYKGRPRLNTAYQLLLVSLDLEKNLHQVSIPFIVLHGEDDKVTDKSVSKLLYEVASSSDKTFKLYPNMWHALLYGETPENSEIVFGDIINWLEDRAINSNGGLESQLKHKHDKFLTHK, encoded by the exons ATGGTTTTGTATGAAGAG gATTTTGTATTGAACTCACGAGGCATGAAGCTGTTCACTTGTGTATGGAAACCAGATAAAGAAGAACCAAAGGCCTTGCTCTTCCTCTGCCATGGCTACGCTATGGAGTCGAGCATCACCATGAACAGTTCAGCCACGAGGCTAGCCAAGGCCGGTTTTGCAGTCTATGGAATGGACTATGAAGGACATGGGAAATCCGAGGGACTAAATGGTTACATCAGTGACTTTGATCGTCTCGTTGATGATGTCTCTAATCATTACTCTACAATTTGTG AGAAGGAAGAGAACAAGGGGAAGATGAGGTTTCTACTTGGAGAATCCATGGGAGGAGCACTTGCGTTGCTCTTAGCCAGAAAGAAGCCTGACTTTTGGGACGGTGCTGTTTTGGTCGCACCCATGTGTAAG TTAGCAGACGAGATAAAGCCACATCCAGTAGTGATCTCAATTCTTATCAAGCTTGCCAAGTTTATTCCGACGTGGAAAATAGTTCCAGGAAAtgatattattgacattgcagTTAAAGAACCCCACATCAGAAAACAG GTAAGGGAGAACAAGTATTGCTATAAAGGCCGGCCTCGCCTCAATACCGCCTACCAACTCTTGTTGGTTAGCTTGGATCTCGAGAAGAATCTTCATCAG GTATCTATTCCTTTTATTGTTCTTCACGGAGAAGATGATAAAGTGACGGACAAAAGCGTGAGCAAATTGCTATACGAAGTGGCTTCAAGCTCGGACAAGACGTTCAAGTTGTACCCCAACATGTGGCACGCTTTGCTATATGGGGAAACTCCTGAAAATTCAGAAATTGTGTTTGGTGATATCATAAATTGGCTGGAGGATAGAGCCATCAATTCGAACGGAGGGTTGGAGAGTCAGCTAAAACATAAGCATGATAAATTCTTGACGCATAAATAA
- the LOC104782392 gene encoding caffeoylshikimate esterase-like, producing the protein YVQSFIKNTRGLKLFTCRWVPTNKDPRALVFLCHGYGMECSITMNSTARRLVKAGYAVYGMDYEGHGKSDGLSAYIPNFDNLVDDVSTHYTTICEREENKRKMRFMLGESMGGAVVVLLCRKKPDFWDGALLVAPMCKIAEEMKPSPFVISILTKLISVIPKWKIIPSQDIIEISYKEPDIRKQVRENPLCYKGRPRLKTAYELLRISNDLEKRLQEVSLPFMVLHGDDDKVTDKAVSQELYKVALSSDKTLKLYPGMWHGLLNGETQENIEIVFADVIGWLEKRSDYGNERFESGLKHNSNGLNFKE; encoded by the exons tatgtgcagaGTTTCATAAAGAACACTCGAGGATTGAAGTTGTTCACGTGCAGATGGGTACCAACAAACAAAGACCCAAGGGCTTTAGTTTTCCTTTGCCACGGATACGGCATGGAATGTAGCATCACCATGAATA GTACTGCGAGGAGACTTGTGAAGGCAGGATATGCGGTTTATGGAATGGATTATGAAGGACATGGCAAATCTGATGGGCTTAGCGCTTATATCCCAAACTTTGACAACCTCGTTGATGATGTCTCAACTCACTACACAACTATTTGCG AGAGGGAAGAGAACAAACGGAAGATGAGGTTTATGTTAGGAGAGTCAATGGGAGGAGCAGTGGTTGTGTTGCTATGCAGGAAGAAACCTGACTTTTGGGATGGAGCTCTCTTGGTCGCTCCAATGTGTAAG ATCGCAGAAGAAATGAAGCCAAGTCCTTTTGTTATTTCGATATTAACAAAGCTCATCTCGGTTATACCCAAATGGAAGATCATTCCTAGTCAAGATATCATCGAGATATCATATAAAGAGCCAGACATAAGGAAACAG GTTCGAGAAAATCCTTTATGTTACAAAGGAAGACCACGCTTGAAAACTGCGTATGAGCTCTTAAGGATCAGCAACGACCTGGAGAAGAGACTTCAAGAg GTTTCATTGCCGTTTATGGTTTTACACGGAGATGATGATAAAGTTACAGATAAAGCAGTGAGCCAAGAACTATACAAGGTTGCGTTGAGCTCTGACAAAACCTTAAAGTTGTACCCTGGGATGTGGCACGGTTTGCTCAATGGTGAAACACAAGAGAACATCGAAATTGTCTTCGCTGACGTCATTGGATGGTTGGAAAAAAGAAGTGATTATGGAAATGAAAGGTTTGAGTCGGGGCTTAAACATAATAGCAATGGTTTGAATTTCAAGGAATAG